The Flavobacteriales bacterium genome includes a region encoding these proteins:
- a CDS encoding glycosyltransferase family 39 protein, which translates to MKKYLNQTNILLFIIVLIGAILRIWNLDYLTLWTDEHMHVDGAQKFIQNGNFDGLIDKNGILLTYSIIPFFSIFGVEDFWARFPSFLYGVGAIILLFKLAKLLFNTRVALISALLVSVSTYYVFWSKLARNYSIYIFFALITTYLFVKIFLYFDANKKNIPLLKKLKVNPIPILLFIVSFFLTLMAHQLAFFLIFGWMSYFLITSIKYLITKEKSAPWLTKKTLFLVPAIFLFTMIFIQPMTDMVKPLLSIVFHSETIEWFMPNWDYISQLWEKDPYKSFDIYKNVILTDMPLLWPIGFVGFALAIWRYKERGIFILSMFLPYVLLMSFVFREPFLPRYLVEAYLYLIMAIAIGIDELLSWLSKYIKQPKLQSSLTVIGLVLVVLLSNIQQTIAVTATETHGQVAPKELSQWYFADWKSPVIKLKKVIKKGDIVLTTHPTNTKHYLKTEDKIYWFRQRKLDVKTRKYVPMLDQEDLSDGGHGHSLAGIQKLMNDHDRGWILGDYYFHNVMTDPNVRNFIYQNTNYYYDLGNDGLMVFGWDKSKPKQNNMIVEEMGRSNKIQSQEYRLPAPTRNGDRVNIWIEAEGVDFSNELNVVINRKAIFGVDVNARRDKSKPSIERNIYTMSLPASAFVQGPNSIIFQANPKIKRQKMQGVIVFNMGLLQ; encoded by the coding sequence ATGAAAAAATACCTCAATCAAACTAATATTCTCCTATTCATTATTGTACTAATAGGTGCTATTTTAAGAATTTGGAATTTAGATTATCTTACACTTTGGACTGATGAGCACATGCATGTAGATGGTGCTCAAAAATTCATTCAAAATGGAAATTTTGATGGTTTGATTGATAAAAATGGTATTTTATTAACTTATTCCATTATCCCCTTTTTCTCTATTTTTGGAGTAGAAGATTTTTGGGCAAGATTCCCCAGTTTTCTTTATGGTGTGGGAGCTATTATCCTATTATTTAAATTAGCAAAGCTCCTTTTCAACACAAGAGTTGCATTAATATCTGCACTTCTAGTCTCTGTTTCTACCTACTATGTTTTTTGGTCAAAACTAGCCAGAAATTATTCTATTTACATTTTCTTTGCACTCATTACCACCTATTTATTTGTAAAGATTTTCTTGTATTTCGATGCAAACAAAAAGAATATTCCTTTACTCAAAAAACTAAAGGTGAACCCAATACCCATTCTCCTTTTTATTGTCTCGTTTTTCCTAACGCTCATGGCCCACCAATTAGCTTTTTTCCTAATTTTTGGGTGGATGAGTTATTTTCTTATCACAAGCATTAAATACTTAATAACAAAAGAAAAATCAGCGCCTTGGCTTACAAAAAAAACGCTTTTTTTAGTACCAGCAATTTTCTTGTTTACCATGATCTTTATTCAACCAATGACAGATATGGTAAAACCTTTGCTTTCAATAGTTTTTCATAGTGAAACTATTGAATGGTTTATGCCAAACTGGGATTATATTAGTCAACTGTGGGAAAAAGATCCCTATAAGTCATTTGATATCTACAAAAATGTCATCCTAACAGATATGCCGCTTTTGTGGCCAATAGGGTTTGTAGGGTTTGCTTTGGCAATATGGAGATATAAAGAAAGGGGAATTTTTATTCTTTCAATGTTTCTACCTTATGTGTTGCTCATGAGTTTTGTGTTTAGAGAGCCTTTTTTACCTAGATATTTGGTAGAAGCATATTTATATTTGATTATGGCAATTGCCATTGGAATTGATGAACTTCTTAGCTGGTTATCAAAATATATCAAACAGCCTAAACTTCAATCCTCATTAACTGTTATAGGCTTAGTCCTTGTTGTTTTACTTTCCAATATCCAACAAACAATAGCCGTTACTGCCACCGAAACACATGGACAAGTTGCTCCAAAAGAATTATCTCAATGGTATTTTGCGGATTGGAAAAGTCCTGTGATTAAGCTCAAAAAAGTGATAAAAAAGGGAGATATTGTACTCACCACACACCCTACAAACACTAAGCACTATTTAAAAACCGAAGATAAGATCTATTGGTTCAGACAAAGAAAACTAGACGTAAAAACTCGAAAATATGTTCCTATGTTAGATCAAGAAGATTTAAGTGATGGTGGACATGGACATAGTTTGGCAGGAATCCAAAAACTCATGAATGATCATGACAGAGGTTGGATTTTAGGTGACTATTATTTCCACAATGTCATGACAGATCCAAATGTTCGAAACTTTATTTACCAAAACACCAATTATTATTACGATCTAGGAAATGATGGTTTGATGGTTTTTGGATGGGATAAATCTAAACCCAAGCAAAACAATATGATTGTGGAAGAAATGGGAAGAAGTAATAAAATTCAGTCTCAGGAATACAGACTTCCTGCTCCCACTAGAAACGGAGACAGGGTAAATATCTGGATAGAAGCAGAAGGAGTAGATTTCTCAAACGAACTGAATGTAGTAATCAACAGAAAAGCCATTTTTGGAGTTGATGTAAATGCAAGGAGAGATAAAAGTAAACCAAGCATTGAGAGAAATATTTACACAATGAGTTTACCTGCAAGTGCTTTTGTTCAAGGTCCAAATTCTATCATCTTCCAAGCAAATCCAAAAATAAAAAGACAGAAGATGCAAGGAGTAATAGTCTTTAACATGGGACTGCTTCAATAA
- a CDS encoding cupin: MKVSNILQSVEFNAHKPNITVLLNTDFTKEIRIALDENQSMKEHSTPFPIVVEIVEGSITFGVQGNKKRLLKGDLIALEGGIPHDLVAHTRSIIRLTLSKADQSERVKKVIE; the protein is encoded by the coding sequence ATGAAAGTATCAAATATTCTCCAATCAGTAGAGTTTAATGCTCACAAACCCAATATTACAGTTTTACTCAATACAGACTTTACAAAAGAAATTCGCATTGCATTGGATGAAAATCAATCAATGAAAGAACATTCTACACCATTTCCAATTGTGGTAGAAATTGTTGAAGGAAGTATAACCTTTGGTGTACAGGGAAATAAAAAACGCTTACTAAAAGGCGATCTTATTGCTTTAGAAGGAGGAATTCCTCATGATTTAGTAGCCCATACACGCAGTATTATAAGACTGACACTTTCTAAAGCAGATCAATCTGAGCGGGTTAAAAAAGTTATTGAATAA
- a CDS encoding DUF695 domain-containing protein produces the protein MGFLKNLFKSSTNEDQSLATNESFWKWFQENEKQFYNAIKEQKDVSEKFLDKLFPELNKLRDGYFFLAGMQDDDTAELIITAEGVLKNIVFVEELIADAPKLPNWKFTALKKASEKSGYEIRMDHFHFTESNIFFYANEDPTYPDNVDLTFVFEGYNEENQKEISQGILIFIDNLLGELRAVTTIDYVDFKSTEEAEKELIPITKLPSFLTWREKEFVEKYEGIRYESKEDSFSALEATLQNGNPLIAIINQDLLEWDRKASHSYILNLQIEYEQIENGLPSEDEYELLNHIEDVVLEQMKAKHGFLYIGRETANGKREIFIACKDFRKASKKISSIKEKYEDILHFDYSIYRDKYWISFERYQA, from the coding sequence ATGGGATTTTTAAAAAATCTATTCAAAAGTTCTACAAATGAAGATCAAAGCCTTGCTACCAATGAAAGTTTCTGGAAATGGTTTCAAGAAAATGAGAAACAATTTTACAATGCTATAAAAGAACAAAAGGATGTATCCGAAAAATTCTTAGATAAATTATTCCCTGAACTCAATAAATTAAGAGATGGGTATTTTTTTCTTGCAGGAATGCAAGATGATGATACAGCAGAGCTTATAATAACTGCCGAAGGTGTTCTAAAGAATATTGTATTTGTAGAAGAACTCATTGCAGATGCTCCGAAACTTCCTAACTGGAAATTTACTGCACTAAAAAAAGCCTCAGAAAAAAGTGGATATGAAATAAGAATGGATCATTTTCATTTTACAGAATCTAATATCTTTTTTTACGCAAATGAAGACCCAACCTATCCAGACAATGTAGATCTTACATTTGTTTTCGAGGGCTATAACGAAGAGAATCAGAAAGAAATCTCACAAGGTATTCTCATCTTTATTGATAATTTGTTAGGCGAATTAAGAGCAGTAACTACAATAGACTATGTAGATTTTAAAAGTACTGAAGAAGCTGAAAAAGAACTCATTCCTATTACTAAATTACCGAGTTTTTTGACTTGGAGAGAAAAAGAGTTTGTGGAGAAGTATGAAGGAATTCGTTATGAATCTAAAGAAGATTCTTTCAGTGCATTGGAGGCAACTTTACAGAATGGAAACCCGTTAATTGCAATTATTAATCAAGATTTACTAGAGTGGGACAGAAAAGCTTCTCATTCCTACATTCTTAATTTACAGATTGAATATGAACAAATTGAAAATGGACTACCTTCTGAAGACGAGTACGAGCTATTGAATCATATTGAAGACGTAGTTCTTGAACAAATGAAAGCCAAACACGGTTTTTTATATATCGGAAGGGAAACCGCAAATGGAAAAAGAGAAATATTTATTGCATGTAAAGATTTTAGAAAAGCATCAAAGAAAATATCTTCAATAAAGGAAAAATATGAAGATATTCTCCATTTCGATTATTCTATCTACAGAGATAAATACTGGATCTCTTTTGAGCGTTATCAGGCTTAA
- the asnS gene encoding asparagine--tRNA ligase encodes MAVFNIKSLFDQKPIGETITVKAWVRTHRMSKSVSFIALNDGSTINNIQVVVEDLYPEEFLKQINTGASLAIEGLVVASQGKGQQIELQAKSIEILGTCSPDEYPIQPKRHSLEFLREKAHLRMRTSTFSAVFRVRHHLTFAIHQFFHERGFYNIHTPIITASDAEGAGETFKVTNFDLNNIPKNDDGTINYEEDFFGKETNLTVSGQLEGELAAMALSKIYTFGPTFRAENSNTSRHLAEFWMMEPEIAFADLDDLMDVAEGLLKYVCQYALDHCADDMEFLNKRFENEEKTKKANERAEMNLVDKLRFVIDNDFKRLTYTEAIDILRNSKPNKKKKFNYLINEWGADLQSEHERYLVEKEFKRPVILTDYPKDIKAFYMKQSEDGKTVRAMDLLVPGIGELMGGSQREESHDKLLNRMNEMNIPQEDLWWYLETRKFGTVPHSGFGLGFERLVLFVTGMGNIRDVIPFPRAPKSAEF; translated from the coding sequence ATGGCAGTTTTCAATATCAAATCTTTATTTGACCAGAAACCCATAGGTGAGACAATCACTGTAAAAGCTTGGGTAAGAACGCATAGAATGAGTAAAAGTGTTTCTTTTATCGCACTTAATGACGGTTCTACTATCAATAATATCCAGGTGGTTGTAGAAGATCTTTATCCTGAGGAATTTCTAAAACAAATTAATACAGGAGCCAGTTTGGCAATAGAAGGTTTAGTAGTTGCTTCACAAGGAAAAGGTCAACAGATTGAGTTGCAGGCTAAGAGTATTGAGATTTTAGGAACTTGTAGTCCAGATGAATACCCTATTCAGCCCAAAAGACATAGCTTAGAGTTTTTGAGAGAAAAGGCTCACCTTAGAATGAGAACCAGTACTTTTAGTGCGGTTTTTCGTGTAAGACATCATCTTACTTTTGCAATACATCAGTTTTTTCATGAAAGAGGCTTCTACAATATTCACACACCAATAATTACGGCAAGTGATGCAGAAGGTGCAGGGGAAACTTTTAAGGTAACCAATTTTGACCTCAATAATATTCCTAAAAACGATGATGGAACAATTAATTATGAGGAAGATTTCTTTGGGAAGGAAACAAATTTAACGGTTTCTGGACAGCTAGAAGGAGAATTAGCCGCAATGGCACTTTCCAAAATTTATACTTTCGGTCCTACATTTCGTGCTGAAAACTCAAATACATCTAGGCATCTTGCTGAGTTTTGGATGATGGAACCAGAAATTGCTTTTGCAGATTTGGATGATTTGATGGATGTCGCTGAAGGTTTATTAAAATACGTTTGTCAATATGCGCTAGATCATTGTGCTGATGATATGGAATTCTTAAACAAACGATTTGAAAATGAAGAAAAAACCAAAAAAGCCAATGAAAGAGCTGAAATGAATTTGGTGGATAAACTTCGTTTTGTAATCGATAATGATTTTAAGCGTTTGACTTATACTGAGGCAATTGATATTCTTAGAAATTCAAAGCCCAATAAAAAGAAAAAATTCAATTACCTAATTAACGAGTGGGGAGCGGATTTACAATCTGAACACGAACGTTATTTAGTAGAAAAGGAATTTAAAAGACCTGTTATTTTAACTGATTACCCAAAAGATATTAAGGCTTTCTATATGAAACAAAGCGAAGATGGGAAAACAGTTCGAGCAATGGATTTACTAGTTCCAGGAATAGGAGAGTTGATGGGTGGTTCTCAGCGAGAGGAAAGCCATGACAAACTTCTTAACAGAATGAACGAAATGAATATTCCACAAGAAGATTTGTGGTGGTATTTAGAGACAAGAAAATTCGGAACAGTACCGCATAGTGGATTCGGTTTAGGTTTTGAAAGACTAGTTTTGTTTGTAACAGGAATGGGGAATATTCGAGATGTAATCCCTTTCCCAAGAGCTCCTAAATCAGCTGAATTTTAG
- a CDS encoding GNAT family N-acetyltransferase produces MIPFENYLLRALELEDLEVLYQSENGLHSFQNHEGFVSRFTLQDYIQNAHLSLKEASQERFVICEKSNRSAVVGFLDVFNYSDTHQRAEIGVVIFEKFQNKNIATQALNTLLEYLKDFQNLHQVYCYIETKNEKSLKLFKKCGFLESGTLKDFRKFKGTFHDVFIFQKIL; encoded by the coding sequence ATGATTCCTTTTGAAAATTATCTTCTTCGAGCTCTAGAGCTCGAAGATTTAGAGGTTTTATATCAATCTGAAAATGGTCTTCACTCCTTCCAAAATCATGAAGGCTTTGTTTCTAGATTTACGCTTCAGGATTATATACAAAATGCGCATTTGAGCCTAAAAGAAGCTTCTCAAGAACGCTTTGTAATTTGTGAAAAATCTAATAGATCTGCCGTGGTAGGTTTTTTAGATGTTTTTAATTATTCAGATACACATCAAAGAGCAGAAATAGGTGTCGTTATTTTTGAAAAATTTCAGAATAAGAACATTGCTACACAAGCCCTCAACACGCTATTAGAATATTTAAAAGATTTTCAAAATTTACACCAAGTGTATTGTTATATTGAAACTAAAAACGAAAAAAGTCTGAAATTGTTCAAAAAATGTGGATTTTTGGAAAGCGGAACCCTAAAAGACTTTAGAAAATTCAAAGGAACGTTTCATGATGTATTCATTTTTCAAAAAATCTTATAG
- the wecB gene encoding UDP-N-acetylglucosamine 2-epimerase (non-hydrolyzing) — protein sequence MSVAICFGTRPEIIKLAPVIKELKKRNIAYKTIFTGQHKELYEDVKFLIDEPDYRLEIMKHNQSLNDILSSISLKLPKILKEIDTKILIVQGDTSTVLTSALVAFHEKIKVGHVEAGLRTHDIYNPYPEEANRQLVSRIADFNWAPTQESFENLKNEGIGRVSITGNTVIDTCQSFDFPLQYKNKILITLHRRENFGAPMEKMFKEIEELAQEYPEYEFVFPMHPNPHVQALKPLLKSVKVINPLGYKEMMEMLSEVKCVISDSGGIQEECGAFKKRILVCRTTTERPEGVTAGFAKLIGTEIKANFDWLTSAPYWEGENPYGDGKASEKIVNEIEAFLA from the coding sequence ATGTCTGTAGCAATCTGTTTTGGTACACGTCCAGAGATTATAAAATTGGCTCCTGTTATCAAGGAGTTGAAAAAAAGAAATATCGCCTATAAAACCATTTTTACGGGTCAGCATAAAGAACTTTATGAAGATGTAAAATTTTTGATTGACGAGCCAGATTATCGATTAGAAATCATGAAGCACAATCAGTCTCTAAATGATATTCTATCAAGTATCAGTTTGAAATTGCCAAAAATTCTTAAAGAAATAGATACTAAAATTCTCATTGTTCAGGGAGATACATCTACTGTTTTGACTTCTGCATTGGTAGCTTTTCATGAAAAAATAAAAGTTGGACATGTTGAAGCGGGTCTTAGGACACATGATATATACAACCCTTACCCAGAAGAGGCAAACAGGCAACTCGTTAGTAGAATTGCAGATTTTAACTGGGCGCCTACTCAAGAATCATTTGAAAACCTGAAAAATGAAGGAATTGGGCGAGTGAGTATTACAGGAAATACGGTAATTGACACTTGTCAATCATTTGATTTCCCACTTCAATATAAAAACAAAATTCTTATTACCCTTCACAGAAGAGAGAACTTTGGAGCACCCATGGAAAAGATGTTCAAAGAAATAGAAGAACTTGCTCAAGAATATCCTGAATATGAATTTGTATTTCCAATGCATCCAAATCCACATGTGCAAGCCTTAAAGCCTCTTTTGAAATCAGTAAAAGTGATAAATCCTTTGGGATATAAAGAAATGATGGAAATGTTGAGCGAGGTGAAATGTGTAATTTCAGATTCTGGAGGAATCCAAGAAGAGTGTGGTGCATTTAAAAAACGTATCTTAGTTTGTAGAACCACCACAGAAAGACCAGAAGGAGTAACTGCAGGCTTTGCAAAATTAATAGGAACAGAAATAAAAGCAAATTTTGACTGGCTTACTTCTGCACCTTATTGGGAAGGAGAAAATCCTTATGGTGACGGAAAGGCAAGTGAAAAAATCGTAAACGAAATAGAGGCATTTTTAGCTTAA
- a CDS encoding tetratricopeptide repeat protein: MMYSFFKKSYSLFFILFFCVIACDSKQEYSQIETDSDNKAHKKNYLNHHDSAKYLGKEACIVCHQNQWHTFQHTGMGQSFGKANTSKSKSQLNHNSVLKDPHLHLNYHPFWKDSLLYLKEFSNKKTVLKKHKRVEKIDYIVGSGQHTNSHILNTNGYLTQVPFTYYTQDGTLDFPPGFENGNNTRFSRKIGLECMSCHNALPDFVLGSENKYKKIPEGIDCERCHGPGSIHVERMKLGKGVDISKEIDFSIVNPKKLPRDLQFDLCSRCHLQGNMVLKNGRNFYDFKPGMPLSEVIDIFLPNYENSDNQFIMASHVDRLKMSSCFQKSEDLSCLSCHNPHISVQQKNRKEYDQTCLNCHQDSKNNTCSAPKELRNNKSCFECHMPKSGSSDIPHVSITDHKIGIHSPKDSTNTKQGAFIDLYCVNNENPDDLTLSKAYLQQFERFESLPILLKKAGEKLQKFGLNEHSFSSYVHLAYLQKNYPKIINLAAKTPNKWLTQTKATYDNDDAWTFYRIAIAYQKTQQFSLADSYYQKAVVLAPFVLDFKVKWAEMKIRFGIQQKNIQMISDAQKLLLEVLKENPKYEIAYTPLAYSYSLEANYTLAEEHYKKALELNPNNINAKTNLAGLWVVQGKKKLAKQLLKEVLAYQKDYPLALQMLKSLELE, from the coding sequence ATGATGTATTCATTTTTCAAAAAATCTTATAGCTTATTTTTTATTCTGTTTTTTTGCGTGATTGCTTGTGATTCAAAACAAGAGTACTCACAAATTGAAACAGATTCTGATAATAAAGCGCATAAAAAAAACTACCTAAATCATCATGATTCTGCAAAATATCTTGGAAAAGAAGCCTGTATAGTTTGCCACCAAAACCAATGGCATACTTTCCAACATACAGGAATGGGACAAAGCTTTGGTAAAGCAAACACTTCAAAATCTAAGTCCCAACTGAATCATAATTCTGTTTTAAAAGATCCTCATCTTCACTTGAATTATCATCCATTTTGGAAAGACTCCTTACTATACTTAAAAGAATTTTCTAATAAAAAAACCGTTCTTAAAAAGCATAAACGTGTTGAAAAAATTGATTATATAGTTGGATCTGGGCAACATACAAATTCTCATATTCTCAATACTAATGGTTATTTAACTCAGGTACCTTTTACTTATTATACACAAGATGGGACATTGGATTTCCCACCGGGATTCGAAAATGGAAATAATACTCGATTCTCCCGAAAAATTGGTTTGGAATGTATGAGTTGCCATAATGCCCTCCCCGATTTTGTTTTGGGATCAGAAAATAAATACAAGAAAATCCCCGAAGGAATTGATTGTGAACGCTGCCATGGTCCAGGTTCTATTCACGTAGAACGAATGAAATTAGGTAAGGGAGTTGATATTTCCAAAGAGATAGATTTTTCCATTGTAAACCCTAAAAAACTACCACGAGATTTACAATTTGATTTATGTTCTCGGTGTCATTTACAAGGAAATATGGTCTTGAAAAACGGTCGTAATTTTTATGATTTTAAGCCTGGAATGCCACTTTCAGAGGTCATAGATATTTTCTTACCAAACTATGAAAACTCTGATAATCAATTTATCATGGCATCTCATGTGGATCGGTTGAAAATGAGCTCTTGCTTTCAAAAATCTGAAGATCTTTCTTGCCTCAGCTGTCACAATCCTCATATTAGCGTTCAGCAAAAAAACCGTAAAGAATATGATCAAACTTGTCTAAACTGTCATCAAGACAGCAAAAATAATACTTGTAGTGCACCAAAAGAGTTGAGAAACAATAAAAGCTGTTTTGAATGTCATATGCCAAAAAGTGGAAGTTCAGACATTCCACATGTAAGTATTACTGATCACAAAATAGGGATTCATTCCCCGAAAGACTCTACAAACACAAAACAAGGAGCATTTATCGATCTCTATTGTGTGAATAATGAAAATCCTGATGATCTAACTTTATCAAAAGCGTATTTACAGCAATTTGAACGTTTTGAATCATTACCCATTCTCCTAAAAAAAGCGGGTGAAAAACTTCAAAAATTTGGTTTAAATGAACATTCTTTTAGTTCTTATGTTCATTTAGCATATTTACAAAAGAATTATCCTAAAATTATTAATCTAGCTGCAAAAACACCTAACAAGTGGCTTACACAAACTAAAGCTACTTACGATAATGATGATGCTTGGACTTTTTATAGAATTGCCATTGCTTATCAAAAAACACAACAATTTTCTTTGGCGGATAGTTATTATCAAAAAGCGGTCGTTTTGGCTCCCTTTGTTTTGGATTTTAAGGTAAAATGGGCTGAAATGAAAATCCGTTTTGGTATTCAACAAAAAAATATTCAAATGATTTCTGATGCTCAAAAATTGCTACTTGAAGTACTCAAAGAAAATCCGAAATATGAAATAGCTTATACGCCACTAGCCTACTCATATAGCTTAGAAGCCAATTATACTCTTGCTGAAGAACATTATAAAAAAGCTTTAGAATTAAATCCCAACAATATAAATGCTAAAACCAATTTGGCAGGTCTGTGGGTGGTTCAAGGGAAAAAGAAATTAGCAAAACAACTTCTAAAAGAGGTTTTGGCTTACCAAAAAGACTATCCACTTGCTTTACAGATGTTAAAGAGTTTGGAGCTTGAGTGA
- a CDS encoding glycosyltransferase, whose translation MSKLYVVLPAYNEEANIGKLLNRMVYQLELASVKNYNIVVVNDGSADNTYSIVEKMAIDMPITLLNHEVNQGLGPTIRDGLKYASEVAEDNDIIVSMDADDTHTPGLIYRMMRSIREGHDVVIASRYQSGSRVIGLTFMRKLYSYIASWIFRALLPIKGVKDFTCGYRAYRASVLKRAFKHYGTSFIDQKGFQAMVDIILKIRRFDDVIFGEVPFILRYDLKEGLSKMNVNSTILNTLKLIVKRKFEK comes from the coding sequence ATGAGTAAATTATACGTAGTTCTTCCTGCTTACAATGAAGAAGCAAATATTGGAAAACTTTTAAATAGAATGGTTTATCAGCTAGAGTTAGCGAGTGTAAAAAACTACAATATTGTAGTGGTAAACGATGGATCAGCAGATAATACCTACTCCATAGTAGAAAAAATGGCAATAGATATGCCCATTACTTTATTGAACCATGAAGTAAATCAAGGTTTAGGCCCTACTATTAGAGACGGATTAAAATATGCATCTGAAGTAGCAGAAGACAATGATATTATTGTTTCAATGGATGCGGATGACACACATACACCAGGTCTTATATACCGTATGATGCGTAGTATTCGTGAAGGACATGATGTGGTGATTGCTTCAAGATATCAAAGTGGTTCTAGAGTAATTGGTCTTACGTTTATGAGAAAACTATATTCTTATATCGCTTCATGGATTTTTAGAGCCTTATTACCCATAAAAGGTGTAAAAGACTTTACTTGTGGGTACAGAGCCTATAGAGCTTCTGTTTTAAAAAGAGCTTTCAAACATTATGGAACATCTTTTATAGACCAAAAAGGATTTCAAGCAATGGTTGATATCATTTTAAAAATCAGAAGATTTGATGATGTGATCTTTGGAGAGGTACCTTTTATTTTAAGATACGATTTAAAAGAAGGATTGAGTAAAATGAATGTAAATTCTACCATTCTTAATACTCTGAAACTTATTGTGAAAAGAAAATTTGAAAAATGA
- the dapF gene encoding diaminopimelate epimerase, translating into MRLKFDKYQGTGNDFIIIDGRENDIQLSEEQIQFLCDRKFGIGADGLMLLRDDSKYDFKMQYFNSDGRESTMCGNGGRCLAAFAHDLGCIDYKGKFTAIDGLHEVVFEGKTVSVKMNDLESYDMIDDNYFLDTGSPHYVTFLKDFSHLDIITDAHKVRYADRFEENGGTNVNFVMKDEEKDTFWIRTYERGVEDETFSCGTGATAAAIAAFLARKTSATNIKLKTKGGHLRVSFDYMNGKFTNVWLKGPAKYVFSGEIDL; encoded by the coding sequence ATGAGATTAAAATTTGACAAATATCAAGGAACTGGAAACGACTTTATCATCATAGATGGTCGTGAAAATGATATCCAACTTAGTGAAGAACAAATTCAATTTTTATGTGATAGAAAATTTGGAATTGGAGCAGACGGACTCATGCTTTTGAGAGATGATTCAAAGTATGATTTCAAAATGCAATATTTCAATTCCGATGGTAGAGAAAGTACGATGTGTGGAAACGGTGGAAGATGCCTTGCTGCCTTTGCTCATGATCTTGGTTGTATTGATTACAAAGGAAAATTTACCGCAATAGATGGTCTTCATGAAGTGGTTTTTGAAGGAAAAACGGTTAGTGTAAAAATGAATGACCTAGAGTCTTATGATATGATCGATGACAATTACTTTTTGGATACAGGGTCGCCTCATTATGTCACTTTCCTAAAAGATTTTAGTCACTTAGATATTATTACAGATGCTCACAAAGTACGCTATGCCGATAGATTTGAGGAAAATGGAGGTACCAATGTGAATTTCGTAATGAAGGATGAAGAAAAGGATACTTTCTGGATTAGAACCTACGAAAGAGGTGTTGAAGACGAAACTTTTTCTTGTGGAACTGGAGCTACAGCAGCAGCCATTGCTGCATTTTTGGCAAGAAAAACCAGTGCAACAAACATTAAACTAAAAACAAAAGGTGGGCACCTCAGAGTGAGCTTTGATTATATGAACGGAAAATTCACCAATGTATGGCTCAAAGGACCCGCAAAATACGTTTTTAGCGGTGAAATAGATTTATAA